TGAAGGTGATGGGAAAGCCCAGTGCGGCCATGTCGATGTCGTAGTGGTCGTTGCGGATGATGCCCCGCTCCTGGAGGGAGTCGATCCGATAGTGCACCGTCGAGAGCGGAACGTTCGTCAACTCGGCGATTCGCTCGGGGCTGCGCGTTTCCTCGTCCGCGATGGCCTTCAGAATACGGAGATCCTTCCTGTCGACGTCCATACGCGGTCCTCACCGTCCAGCCCCACAAGCACTCCGGTTGTGTTAGAGTATTCTCTAACTGCCTGCTGTCGGCCATTCTTGCGAGCTGTCTGTGTTCCGTACTTTTGACGCAGCTCGCGGACGTTCGAAGGATTTATGCAATTTATTGTTATTGCAGTATCCTTCAACACTGGATCGATATGGGCTATAGAGTTGGAGTCCCATACAACTATTTCAGCCATCGTAGGAAGAAAGACTAAGTAGTGGCCGTGACATCGATACTGCATGGCAGACGCACCCACGGGAACCCGAATTATCGACAGCGACGCAGTCACTGAACTCGTCGACCACGAGGAAGCGATCGACGCCGTCGAAGCGGCGTTTCAGGCCCACGCGACGGGCGACGCACAGATGCCGGCGAAGTCCTACATCGACATTACAGAAGAGAACGGCGACTTTCGATCCATGCCGGCCGCCGTCGGCGAGGGTGCCGGCGTAAAGTGGGTCAACGTCCACCCGGACAACCCCGAGCGCTTCGGCCTTCCGACCGTCATGGGACTCGTCGTCTACAGCGACCCAGCTTCCGGTTACCCGCTCGCCGTCATCGACGGTACGAACCTCACCCGCATCCGCACCGGAGCCGCAGCAGGTGTCGCGACGGACCACCTCGCACGTGAGGACGCAGAGACGCTCGGCCTGCTCGGTGCCGGCCAGCAGTCTCACACCCAGCTTGCGGCGATTGCGGCCGTACGAGACCTCTCGGAAGTCGTCGTCGCCGACCTCGACGACGAGGCCATCGAGCGGTTCATCGAGGCAGAATCCGACCGAGACCTCACCGTTCGCGGCGGCTCCCCCGAGGAGGTCGCCGGCTGTGACGTTATCTCGACGACGACCCCATCCCGCGAGCCGATCCTCCGCGAGGAGTGGGTCGAGCCAGGAACGCACATCAACGCGATGGGCGCGGACGCCGAGGGCAAGCAGGAACTGGCGACCGATCTGCTTCTCTCGGCCGACGTGGTCATCGACGACTGGGAACAGTGCTCGCACTCCGGCGAAATCAACGTCCCAACCGCTGCAGGCGACTTCGAACGCGACGACGTCTACGGCCTCCTCGGCGATCTCGTCGACAGCGAGCAGGGTCGCCCGGACGCTGAAGCAGTCACTATCTTCGACTCCACTGGCCTCGCGATTCAGGACACCGCAGTCGGCTCCGTCGTCTACGAGGCTGCGGTCGCGGACGATGTCGGGACGGTTACCCAAATCGTCGACCAGTAATCCTCGTTTCGGCACCCGATCTTCTTTCTGACCGCCGTCTCCAGTCAGCGGCCACACCACTTTCACCCCGCTGCGGGAACGCTTTTGAAGCCCCCACACGAAAGGCAAATGATGGAACTCGACGATCATGCCGAGGATCTCGCCTCCGACCTCGGTGTTGACAAAGAGGAGGTCAAATCCGACCTGCAGAACCTCGTGGAGTACAGCGTTCCGATCGACGAAGCCACACAGAGTCTTCGCCGCAAATACGGCGACGGCTCGAGTGGTGGGGGCGGCGCGCCCTCGAGTAAGAACATCGGCGAGATCACGCCCGACGACGGCAACGTCACGGTCACCGGCATCGTGCTGACCGCTGGCAAGCGCTCGATCCGCTACCAGGGCTCCGACCACGTCATTGTGGAGGGCGAACTCGCCGACGAAACCGGGACAATCGATTACACGGCCTGGGAGGACTTCGGCCTCTCGGCGGGCGATACGATCACCGCCGGCAACGCCGGCGTCCGCGAGTGGGACGGCGAACCGGAACTCAACCTCGGTGAGAGCACCTCGCTCTCGTTTGTCGACGACCCGATCGAGATCGACGCGACGATCGGCGGCAACGCAACCCTCGCCGACCTGCAGACCGGCGACCGGGCCGTCTCCGTCGAGGTCGACGTAGTCGAGTGCGAGCGCCGAACGATCGACGGCCGCGACGGCGAGACGGATATCCTGAGCGGCGTCTTTGGTGACGAGAGCGGCCGGCTCCCGTTCACGAACTGGGACCCAGCCCCCGAAATCGAGGAAGGAGACCCAGTCAGAATCGAGAACGCCTACGTCCAGGAGTTCCGTGGGGTTCCCGAGGTCAACGTCTCGGAGTTCTCGACCGTGAGTGCGATCGACCGCGAAATCGATGTCGGCGCTGACACCACCTCGATGGACGTCGGCGAGGCTGTCCACACGGGCGGCATCTACGACGTCGAGGTCGCTGGCAACGTGATCGAAGTGCGTGATGGCTCCGGACTGATTCAGCGCTGTCCGGAGTGCTACCGCGTCATCCAGAAGGGCCAATGCCGGACCCACGGCGACGTCGACGGCATCGACGACCTTCGCGTGAAGGCGATCCTCGACGATGGGACGGGCTCCGTAACGGTCGTCCTCGACGACGAAATTACCGAGGACGTCTACGGCGGGACGCTGGACGATGCACTCGAGCAGGCCCGCGAGGCGATGGATCAGTCGGTCGTCGCCGACACGATTCGTGACAACATCGTTGGCCACGAGTATACCGTCCGCGGCCACCTCTCGGTCGACGAGTACGGTGCGAATCTGGACGCAGAGCAGTTCGGCGAGAGCGACGACGACCCGCAGGCACGTGCGAGTGCGTTCCTCGCGGACGTCGATAGCAGGACAGACGATGGTGTCGCCGCGGACGAGGAGGTGGACGCATGAGCGCGAACGGGTCCGATGACGACGAGATTCCGGGGCGAGAGATTGCCTACCGACTCTTCGCGGCGGAGTACGACGATGCCGAGTTCTCCTACGCCGAAAGCGACGAGGAGCGCGCACCGAACTACGTCGTGTCTCCCACCGGCGCACGGCTCAACCGCATGTTCGCCGTCGGGACGCTCACCGAGATCACCTCGGTCAACGACGAAATGCTTCGCGCCCGGATCGTCGACCCGACCGGCGCGTTCGTCGTCTACGCCGGACAGTACCAGCCCGAAGCACTGGCAGTTCTCGAACAGCTCGCCCCACCCGCGTTCATCGCGGTCTCGGGCAAGGCTCGAACGTTCGAACCCGAGGACGGCGACCGCGTCTACACCTCGATCCGACCGGAGAGCATCGCCGAAGTCGACGCCGCGACCCGCGACCGCTGGGTCGTCAGCACGGCCGAGCAGACGCTCGACCGGATCGGCACCTACGCCGAAGCTGCGACGGTCGATGCCCACGGCGACGCGCTGACGGACGCACTTCACGAGGCCGGCGTCGAGTCCGGGCTCGCAGCCGGCATCCCGCTCGCACAGGACCACTACGGCACGACGCCGGCATACCTCGCGGCGCTTCGCGACTGTGCCACTGAAGCGGTCGAGGTCGTCGCAGACGAGCGCGACGAGGTCAGCGGCTTTTCGATACAGCCCGACGCGAGTGGCAGTGGTGACGTGGCGTTCGACACACTCACCTCGCTCGCGGCTGTCGACGGCCAGGACCTCGACCTCGAGGCTCACACACCCACGGCTCCAGCCGAGACGGGAGCGACGGACGAGGCTGGCGAGCAGGACCCAGAGCCCGAGCCAGAACCGATCGCGGCAACGGCCGACGCGAGCGACGAAACCGCAGCCGCAGCAGGCACCGCGACCACGAGCGAACCGGAGACGGCTGCCGTCGAGTTCGACGAGTCTGCGGGGGACTCGAGTACGAGTCCTGCCGACGCCGAGGATGAGTCCGGAACTGCGGTCGAGGCGGAGACCGAATCTGAATCTGAACCGGAGTCTGCGTCTGTGCCGGAGTCAGAATCAGAGTCGGAACTGGAGGCAGAAGCGGAGTCCGAGTCCGAGCCAGTAGCCGAGACGGAGTCCGAGATCGACTCTGAATCCGACTCTGAATCCGAGCCGGAGCCCGAGTCCGAACCAGCGCCCGAGGGAGAGGCCGAAGCTGCGGCTGACTCGGACGACGCCCTCGGCGACTTCGACGGCGGCGACCCCGGTATGTACGAGATGGACGAGGAGGAACGCGAGCAGATCGAAGACGAGTTCGGCACCGAGTTCACGACGGGTGCCGAGGTCGACGAACCTGGTGAGGCGGATATCGACGTGCCGTCGGATGGGGACGACACAAGCGACGAGCCGGAACCAGCATCGGATGAGTCGCCAACTGGCGAGGCATCGACCGCTGCAGACGACGAACTCGGCGAGCCGCCAGCGTCGACGGTTGACGATGACGCTGCTGACGAGCCAGCAGCGGATACGAATGACGAGACAGACGAGGCAGACGAGACCGTCGAGCCTGACGAAACAGCGGACGCCGAGTCCGACGCCGACCAGACTGAATCGGACAGCGACGACGCAAGCGACGAACCGGCGGACGAACCCGCTGAAGACGTCGACCTGCAGGAGTACGTCGTCGACACCATGCAAGACCTCGACGACGGCACCGGCGCTGACCGTACGGAACTCGTCGACACTGTCGCTGCCGACACCGGAGCGTCCGAGGCAGACGTCGAAGACGCCATTCAGGACGCACTCATGGGCGGCCAGTGTTACGAACCGGACGACGAGACGCTGAAAGCGATCTAACGGTCTCCGATGCCTGCTCCCCGCTCTGGCTCCGGTTCCTGCTCTGATCTCGGTTCTACTCCCACCCCCTCCACTGGCCCGCGGGTCGAACCAGTGCCCGGCGAACCCGCTGCAATTGCGACGCTCGACCTCGAATCCGGGGACACGTCGGACTCTCCGCAGGCACCCGAACGCGCCCTCCTCATCGCCGACTACCACGCCGGCTACGAGGCCGGCCTCCGCTACGAACGCGGCGTCGACGTCCCCAGCAACGCCGCCGAGCGCCGCGAGCGACTCTTCTCTCTCATCGAACGCACCAACCCCGACCATCTCGTTGTCCTCGGCGACCTCATGCATTCCATCGGTGACCCAGGTGGTGCAGAGCGAGGTGAACTCGAGTACCTCTTCGAATCCGACCCGCTCCGGTCACTGGATGTGACGGTTGTTAAGGGGAATCACGATGGGGCGATCGAGACGTGGCTGGATGCGGATGTGAACGGGTCGGCAGCAGCGGAACCGGCATCGGCATCCGCGCCACCACCATCGCCGACCTCACTCACCATCACCCCCGGCGACGGAATTGCCCTCGGCGACGGCTCGGTCGGCGTTTGCCACGGCCACACCTGGCCATCACTGGCGGTACTCGAGTCCGACGTGCTCTGTCTCGGGCACGAGCACCCGTGCGTGCGCGTTGAGGACGAAGTTGGCGGGAGTCGTGTCGAACGAGTCTGGTTGCGCGGCCAGGCTAATCCGACGGTGTTTCGAGAGCACCCCGGACTCGACCGTGACGCGCTGCCGGCGTGGGTAATGGACGATGATGTCGAACCGCCGAAGGTGGTCGTGGTGCCGGCGTTCAACGAGCTGGTGGGGGGGACCTGGGTGAACGTTACGGGCCAGTCGTTTCTGTCGCCGTTCCTCCCTGATGGTGTGTGCGGCGGTGAAGCGTATTTACTCGATGGGACGCGGCTCGGACCGTACGAGTCTGTGTGACGGTGGTGCGCCGGACAGCGGTGTGACGGTGGCGCGCCGGACAGCGGTGTGACGGTGGTGCGCCGGACAGCGGTGTGACGGTGGCGCGCCGGACAGCGGTGTGACGGTGACGCGCCGGACAGCGGTGTGACGGTGACGCGCGACTGCGCTACGCATGCGTGCGCAGGCCCCAGTCCCATCATACGATTTGGCGAAGGCCGACTATGCCACGACAGACATACAGGCTTGCAGTCTCCGAGACAGACGACGGAGCGGGTGGACTCGACGCGACGATCTACGACGAGGACGAAGCGATTGTCGCGTCCACACGAGTCGCTTCCGAGGAGTACGATTTCGAACCGCCGTCGCAGGGTGTCTCTGACGCGGAGACATCATTCACGGCAGATGTGACGACGATCGACCTGCAGTTCGTCCACGACAGTGCGAGTATCGTGTTTCGCGTACTCGGTGATCGGGATGAGATTGCGACGGTTCGGCTCCCGGACGAAGGCGAATCAGTCGGGTAAGCCACGACTGCTTCGGTAGCAGGTGGTCACGCTGTGGGCACTGTTTTGTTTTCATCGCAGTTGAGCCATCGCTCGACTGGCGGATATCCTGCCAGGAGATGCCGTCTGTGAGCCATTGACTGCGCCAGAGAAAGCGGTCACTCCTGTTCATCTTTGTCCTGTCTCGGACATACAAAATTTAAATACTCTAACAACATCGAGTGATAGCACGCAGCGAATGGTGCACCATAACATATATCATGGCGTCATGGGAAACAGTGGCACAACGGAGGGTATGAATGTCGACTGTAGATGACGTCGTTACACGGGGAAGGAGTCTGTCAACGGAGCAGATCCTGCTAATTGCCGTTGGCATCGGTGTCGTACTTCTGGTGGGAGATCTCGTCCTCGGCGTCCTTGACGGCTCGTACAGTATCTCGCGTATCGGCAGGTACGTGATGGAAGGAATCCTCTACGGATTGATTATGGGGCTTGCTGGCATCGGGCTCTCGATGACCTACAGCATCCTCAACTTCGCCAACTTCGCCCACGGAGATACCATCACCGCGGGCGCGTTCATCGGCTGGGGTGGCACGTATCTCATCGCGGGCTGGGGTGCGGCGAGTATTGGTCACCTGGCGCTGGTCGGACCACAACGTGGTCTCGGTGGCCCGCAACTGGGCATCTCGGTCACGTCGACGCCGATCGCAATATTCGGCGGACTACTCCTTGCCGGGGTCGGTACCGCACTGTTCGTGGTGCTGATCGATCGCCTGGCGTACAAGCCGATGCGCGGTGCCGGTGGTATCCCGCTGTTAATCACCAGTATCGGTGTCGCGTTCGCGCTCCGATACATCATCATGTTCGTCTACTCGAGTCAGTCCCGGGGAACGACGGCGAGTGTGCCCTCGGCCGACCTGTTACTTGTCGACGGCTACGTGTCGCTGGACGCCCACGACGGGACGTTGATCGGAGCGGCCGTGGTGTTGATGCTCGGAGTCCACCTGATGCTCCAGCGGACGAAGCTGGGGAAGGCGATGCGGGCGATGTCCGACAACAAGGATCTGGCGCTCGTGACGGGGATTCCAACCGAGCGCGTGATCCGCTGGACCTGGATGATCGGCGGTGGACTCGCTGGCAGTGCGGGATACCTGATGGTGCTGTGGACGGGGACGATCGACTGGCAGTTCGGCTGGCTGCTCCTGTTGTTAATCTTCGCTGCGGTGATCCTCGGCGGGATTGGCTCGATCTACGGTGCGATCGTCGGTGGGCTCGTCATCGGTGTCAGTATGCACATGTCGATGATCTGGCTCCCCGGCGGTGACTTTACGACCATCACGGCGTTCCTGATGATGATCCTGGTTCTGTTGATCAAACCATCCGGGCTCTTTGGAGGGAAGACGACAGCATGAGTTCGACAGCACACGCAGACAGACGCACACAACTGGAATCGCTGTGGGAACACGACGCGATCAAGATCATCGCCGTCATCGGTGCGATCTACATCGTCTACGCCCTGATCGGGTTGATCCTCGGCTACTCGCTCGACGGTATCATCAACACCCTCCGGCGGATGACGTATCTGATCGCGGTCTACGGGATGGTCACGCTCGCGTTGAACCTTCACTGGGGATACACCGGTCTGTTCAACATCGGCGTTGCCGGCTTCATGGCGATCGGCCTGTACGTCACCATGATGCTGGCGAAACCAGTCGATCCAGGTGGGGCAGCCCAGTACTCCGGTCTCGGGCTGCCGATGCCGATCGCAATCATCGGTGGCGTCGTTGCGGCCGGACTGGCCGGCCTCGTCGTCGCACTGCCCGCGTTGCGGTTGCGAGCCGACTACTTCGCGATTACGACGATCGCGTTTGCAGAAATCGTTCGTCTCGGGGTCACGTCGGACGCGCTGCAACAGTTCACGATCCTCGGTGCGGAACTCGGTACTGGCGGGGGTCGTGGGCTCATCCGAAACTACGACGACCCGATGAACGTCATCTTCCAGCTCGAGATCTTTTCCTCGTTCGTCAACCTGACGAACAGCCTGTTCGGCTTCGGGCCGACGCAGGCACGGGCGCTCGCATACTCCATCGTGCTCGTGATCGTGCTTGCCGGCATCTACTGGCTCATCCAGCGCACGAGCCGGTCGCCGTTTGGCCGTGTGCTCAAGGCGATCCGTGAGGACGAGGAAGCGGCCCAATCGCTCGGAAAGAATACGAACATGTTCAAAATCAAGGTGTTCGTGCTCGGCTGTGCGCTGATGGGGCTCGCCGGCATCCTCTGGCGGTTCCGCCGAACTGGCGTGACGCCCGAGGCGTTCCGCCCGCACGTCACCTTCTACATCTGGATCGCGCTGATCATCGGTGGTGCAGGCTCGAACACCGGGAGCATCCTCGGCTCGGGCCTGTTCGTGGCTGTCCTCTTCGAGGGTCCACAGTACCTCCGCCGGGTGATCGACCAGCTGGTTGCGGTCGGTGATGCGCCGAATACGTTTGCAGGTGCTGTTGGCCCGCTCCTCTCTGCAAATCCGGTTCCGCTGGTCCGGTACACCTTCGCCGAGTTCCTGACGCTACAGTTCGTCATCATGGGGGTCGCGCTGATTCTCCTGATGCAACGTCGGCCAGACGGGTTACTTGGCCATCGTGAGGAAACAGCGGCCGCCATCCCGCTTGGGGCACGCCCGAGCGCGGCTGGCGGCGGGAGCGGTGGCGGTGGCGGTGGCGGTGGCGGCGGTGGCAACGGCTCCGATAGCGGATTCGCCCACAGCCAAACCCGCGACCAGCACGACGACTCCGACCAGCAGACTGACGGCGGTATCGACGCTGACGGGGCCCGGACGCAGGCCGGCACCAGCGAGAGTAGTAATGAAAGCAGTGGCAGCACCGATCAAACCGATGACTCAGTCACCGACGGTGAGACACAATGAGTGATAGCTCGACCGACGTCCAGTCAACCGAACCGGGCACAGCAGCCGACACGGCGGAGACGTCGTCCGATGCACCAATCGACGCGGACGCCATTGCACCGTCTGCAGTCGACCGTACCGGCGAAATCGAACTCGCCGTCGACGGTCTCGTCAAACGCTTCGGCGGCATCACGGCCGTCGACGGGGCGTCCTTCGAGGTCGAATCCGGGTCAATCACCGGGCTTATCGGCCCCAACGGCGCCGGTAAGTCGACGACGTTCCACTGTATCACCGGCATCCACCAGCCGGACGAGGGCTCCGTCGCGTTCCAGGGACAGGACATCACCGGCATCGCACCCTACGAGTGTGCCGACTACGGCCTCGTCCGTACCTTCCAGATCGCTCGCGAGATGGCCAACATGACCGTCCTCGAGAACCTCATGCTCCCGGCGAGACAGCAACAGGGCGAAGCCCTCTGGCGCTCCGTCATGCCACTCGCCAGACGCGAGGTCGAAGAACAGGAACGCGAACTCCTCGAGCGCGTCTGGGACACACTCGAGTTCTTCGAAATCGAGCACATTGCAGAGGAAAAGGCGGGTAACCTCTCGGGTGGCCAGCGAAAGCTCCTCGAGATGGCGCGGGCGCTGATGACCGAACCGGAGATGTTGTTACTCGATGAACCGTTCGCGGGGGTCAACCCGACGCTCGAACGGAAGCTACTCGAGCACATCCACGAGTTGCGAGCGGAGGGGTACACGTTCTTGATCGTCGAACACGACATGGATCTGATCATGGAACACTGCGAGCACGTGATCGTCATGCACCAGGGATCGGTGCTGGCAGAGGGCGCGCCCGGACAGGTGACCTCGAACGAGCAGGTGATCGAAGCCTACCTCGGAGGTGAGGTCTGATGGCGATGCTCGACGTAGCGGGACTCGATGCGGGCTACGGTGATTTGCAGATCCTGAGCGACGTGGATCTCGAGGTCGAAGCAGACGAGTACGTCGTTATCGTCGGCCCGAACGGGGCCGGCAAGTCGACGGCGATGAAATCCGTCTTCGGATTGACGACGTTCATGGGTGGTGCCGTGGAGTTCAACGGTGAGGACATCACAGGTCGCTCGCCGGACGAGATCATCCACAAGGGAATTGGCTACGTCCCCCAGACGGAGAACGTCTTCCCGTCGTTGACGGTCCAGGAGAACCTCGAGATGGGCGCGTACATCCTCGACGAGGTGCCCGAGGAGGCGCTGCAGGACGTCTTCGATCAGTTCCCAATTTTGCGCGAGCGTCGCGACCAGAAGGCGGGATCGATGAGCGGCGGCCAACAGCAGATGGTCGCGATGGGACGGGCGCTGATGCTCGATCCGGATCTGCTGTTGCTCGACGAGCCAAGCGCGGGGCTGGCACCCGATCTGGTCGACGAGATGTTCGACCACGTCGACGCGATTAACGAGGCCGGAACGGCGGTGCTCGTCGTCGAACAGAACGCGAAGGAAGCGCTCCGTCGCTGTGATCGAGGCTACGTGCTTGTCCAGGGACAGAACCGGTACGTCGACGACGGCGACGCGCTGTTACACGACGAGGAAGTCCGCCAGCAGTTCCTGGGCGGCTGAGCCCGGGCCCGGACCCGGACCCGGACCTCGGCACGGCCTCGGTTTTTGCCGTGATGTGTGGAGTCACCGTGGTGATGGCTGAAGAGCCCCGTCTCTCCGCTGCTGTGGAACATCGCGGTGAGAAAGTGCTGTTGCGAGACGGGCCGGGTAGCCGGCTACTGCCGTGTCTACTCAGCGAGCGCGGACTCGAGTTCGCCGGTGTAGGAACCCTGCTCGGCTTCGAACGAGACCGTGTTGAGTTCCTCGCCGCCCTGATCGTCGGCGAACGAGTCGATGAATTGCTCTGAGAGCTGCTGTCCGTAGTCGTTGTTGACGTACAGCGTCGCAGCGGTCTCGCCATCGAGTCGATCAGCGGCCACTTCGGCCATGACCTGTCCCTGCAGGAGGTCACTCGGTGCAGTTCGGAAGAAGTAGCCGTCGTCTTCGACGTTCGATAGCGAGAGTGCCGTACTCGCAGGTGAGCATTGGACGACGTTCGCACCGCTGGTCTCGCCGACGAGCGGGACGGAGTTCCCGGACGATGCGGCACCGATGATGGCCGGGTAGCCAGCGTCGATGAGCGCCCCGCCGTTCGAGAGTGTTGTGTCTTCGTCAGTTTCGGTGTCTTCGATCGCGAGGTCGATTTCGAAGCTCGTCCCCTCGAACTGGTCGGCTGCGAGTTCGCCGGCCTGAATCATCGGGCTTCCGAGCTCACCCAGGTCCCCCGTTTCGGGGAGCAACATCGCGACCATGACCTCGCGATCCGTGCCGCCCGGCGAGTCGTCTGCCATCTCGCCATCTGGGTCGTCGCCCTCGAAGGCGATTGTGTCGATCGTCTCGGTCCCATCATCTCCGAACTCCCAGACGTCGTAGCCTGCGTCCGCGGGATCGCCGACGTCGTCGAAGTTGACGCCACTCGAGGCGCCCTGGTAGGAGATTTCATCGCCATCAGCAGCGGCCTCGGCGGCTTCTTGCAGTTCGCCGGGTCCGTACTCGTCCCCGCCGGGATTTGCGACGCGGCGCATCTGGTCACGGACCGCTTCTCCGTCGTTGTCGCCGGCGGCAATGTTCGCGAGGATGCAGACCGCGACCGCGTCGAACGTGTGAGAGTTGAAAACGCCTGGTGAGGAGTCGAACTCGTCTTCGTACAGGTCCTCGAAGGCGGCCTCGTTTGGCCCCTCTGAGGCAGGTGCGGTTCCGAGGACGTTGTCCATGTCGTTGCCGACCTCTCCCGGCAGATCGTCGTCCTGGAGCCCGTCTGGAACGATAATATCTGTTCCATCGTCGAAGTTCGAGTAGTAATCGCGGAAGATCTGTATCCCGCTTTCGGGATAGCCGATGATGTTCAGGACATCTGGTCCTCCCTCGGTAACCTCCTCTTCGTCTCCGATACAGCCTGCAAGACCTGCAATTCCTGCTGCACCGACACCACTGAGCACCCGTCTTCGGTTGAGTTCCCAAACCATGGTATATGGTCACAGCCATCATATAAAAGAGTTTAGGTGGCCGACACGATGCCTCATCGAAGCTGACGGGTGATTTTGCCCGATGCGATTCAGGCAGCGCTGGCTATCGTCGCCACCGAAAGTCAGTGACTACTATAGTAGCCACTGCAAGTCACTGCACACCTGATCGCCAGCCTGCTCGGCGATCAGTGTGTAACTAGTTGCAGTTGTTACTATCGTCTCTGGGCCAGCATCGAGCCGCCCGCAAAAAAGTCAGCAAGCGATTACCGACGTTACAGGTTTTCGTCGAGCCACCCGGCGAAGTCACCGGTGAGGAAGTCGACGTACTCGACGACCCCCAGGTACAGCGAGATGATCAACACGATGACGATCGGGATCCGGAGCGCCCAGATCCA
The DNA window shown above is from Natrialba magadii ATCC 43099 and carries:
- a CDS encoding alanine dehydrogenase codes for the protein MADAPTGTRIIDSDAVTELVDHEEAIDAVEAAFQAHATGDAQMPAKSYIDITEENGDFRSMPAAVGEGAGVKWVNVHPDNPERFGLPTVMGLVVYSDPASGYPLAVIDGTNLTRIRTGAAAGVATDHLAREDAETLGLLGAGQQSHTQLAAIAAVRDLSEVVVADLDDEAIERFIEAESDRDLTVRGGSPEEVAGCDVISTTTPSREPILREEWVEPGTHINAMGADAEGKQELATDLLLSADVVIDDWEQCSHSGEINVPTAAGDFERDDVYGLLGDLVDSEQGRPDAEAVTIFDSTGLAIQDTAVGSVVYEAAVADDVGTVTQIVDQ
- a CDS encoding Single-stranded DNA binding protein, which translates into the protein MELDDHAEDLASDLGVDKEEVKSDLQNLVEYSVPIDEATQSLRRKYGDGSSGGGGAPSSKNIGEITPDDGNVTVTGIVLTAGKRSIRYQGSDHVIVEGELADETGTIDYTAWEDFGLSAGDTITAGNAGVREWDGEPELNLGESTSLSFVDDPIEIDATIGGNATLADLQTGDRAVSVEVDVVECERRTIDGRDGETDILSGVFGDESGRLPFTNWDPAPEIEEGDPVRIENAYVQEFRGVPEVNVSEFSTVSAIDREIDVGADTTSMDVGEAVHTGGIYDVEVAGNVIEVRDGSGLIQRCPECYRVIQKGQCRTHGDVDGIDDLRVKAILDDGTGSVTVVLDDEITEDVYGGTLDDALEQAREAMDQSVVADTIRDNIVGHEYTVRGHLSVDEYGANLDAEQFGESDDDPQARASAFLADVDSRTDDGVAADEEVDA
- a CDS encoding metallophosphoesterase, which codes for MPAPRSGSGSCSDLGSTPTPSTGPRVEPVPGEPAAIATLDLESGDTSDSPQAPERALLIADYHAGYEAGLRYERGVDVPSNAAERRERLFSLIERTNPDHLVVLGDLMHSIGDPGGAERGELEYLFESDPLRSLDVTVVKGNHDGAIETWLDADVNGSAAAEPASASAPPPSPTSLTITPGDGIALGDGSVGVCHGHTWPSLAVLESDVLCLGHEHPCVRVEDEVGGSRVERVWLRGQANPTVFREHPGLDRDALPAWVMDDDVEPPKVVVVPAFNELVGGTWVNVTGQSFLSPFLPDGVCGGEAYLLDGTRLGPYESV
- a CDS encoding branched-chain amino acid ABC transporter permease — encoded protein: MSTVDDVVTRGRSLSTEQILLIAVGIGVVLLVGDLVLGVLDGSYSISRIGRYVMEGILYGLIMGLAGIGLSMTYSILNFANFAHGDTITAGAFIGWGGTYLIAGWGAASIGHLALVGPQRGLGGPQLGISVTSTPIAIFGGLLLAGVGTALFVVLIDRLAYKPMRGAGGIPLLITSIGVAFALRYIIMFVYSSQSRGTTASVPSADLLLVDGYVSLDAHDGTLIGAAVVLMLGVHLMLQRTKLGKAMRAMSDNKDLALVTGIPTERVIRWTWMIGGGLAGSAGYLMVLWTGTIDWQFGWLLLLLIFAAVILGGIGSIYGAIVGGLVIGVSMHMSMIWLPGGDFTTITAFLMMILVLLIKPSGLFGGKTTA
- a CDS encoding branched-chain amino acid ABC transporter permease, whose protein sequence is MSSTAHADRRTQLESLWEHDAIKIIAVIGAIYIVYALIGLILGYSLDGIINTLRRMTYLIAVYGMVTLALNLHWGYTGLFNIGVAGFMAIGLYVTMMLAKPVDPGGAAQYSGLGLPMPIAIIGGVVAAGLAGLVVALPALRLRADYFAITTIAFAEIVRLGVTSDALQQFTILGAELGTGGGRGLIRNYDDPMNVIFQLEIFSSFVNLTNSLFGFGPTQARALAYSIVLVIVLAGIYWLIQRTSRSPFGRVLKAIREDEEAAQSLGKNTNMFKIKVFVLGCALMGLAGILWRFRRTGVTPEAFRPHVTFYIWIALIIGGAGSNTGSILGSGLFVAVLFEGPQYLRRVIDQLVAVGDAPNTFAGAVGPLLSANPVPLVRYTFAEFLTLQFVIMGVALILLMQRRPDGLLGHREETAAAIPLGARPSAAGGGSGGGGGGGGGGGNGSDSGFAHSQTRDQHDDSDQQTDGGIDADGARTQAGTSESSNESSGSTDQTDDSVTDGETQ
- a CDS encoding ABC transporter ATP-binding protein, with the translated sequence MSDSSTDVQSTEPGTAADTAETSSDAPIDADAIAPSAVDRTGEIELAVDGLVKRFGGITAVDGASFEVESGSITGLIGPNGAGKSTTFHCITGIHQPDEGSVAFQGQDITGIAPYECADYGLVRTFQIAREMANMTVLENLMLPARQQQGEALWRSVMPLARREVEEQERELLERVWDTLEFFEIEHIAEEKAGNLSGGQRKLLEMARALMTEPEMLLLDEPFAGVNPTLERKLLEHIHELRAEGYTFLIVEHDMDLIMEHCEHVIVMHQGSVLAEGAPGQVTSNEQVIEAYLGGEV
- a CDS encoding ABC transporter ATP-binding protein; the protein is MAMLDVAGLDAGYGDLQILSDVDLEVEADEYVVIVGPNGAGKSTAMKSVFGLTTFMGGAVEFNGEDITGRSPDEIIHKGIGYVPQTENVFPSLTVQENLEMGAYILDEVPEEALQDVFDQFPILRERRDQKAGSMSGGQQQMVAMGRALMLDPDLLLLDEPSAGLAPDLVDEMFDHVDAINEAGTAVLVVEQNAKEALRRCDRGYVLVQGQNRYVDDGDALLHDEEVRQQFLGG
- a CDS encoding ABC transporter substrate-binding protein gives rise to the protein MVWELNRRRVLSGVGAAGIAGLAGCIGDEEEVTEGGPDVLNIIGYPESGIQIFRDYYSNFDDGTDIIVPDGLQDDDLPGEVGNDMDNVLGTAPASEGPNEAAFEDLYEDEFDSSPGVFNSHTFDAVAVCILANIAAGDNDGEAVRDQMRRVANPGGDEYGPGELQEAAEAAADGDEISYQGASSGVNFDDVGDPADAGYDVWEFGDDGTETIDTIAFEGDDPDGEMADDSPGGTDREVMVAMLLPETGDLGELGSPMIQAGELAADQFEGTSFEIDLAIEDTETDEDTTLSNGGALIDAGYPAIIGAASSGNSVPLVGETSGANVVQCSPASTALSLSNVEDDGYFFRTAPSDLLQGQVMAEVAADRLDGETAATLYVNNDYGQQLSEQFIDSFADDQGGEELNTVSFEAEQGSYTGELESALAE